The following proteins are co-located in the Streptomyces sp. NBC_00435 genome:
- the rpmE gene encoding 50S ribosomal protein L31, with the protein MKRDVHPSYVETQVSCTCGASFTTRSTLTEGTIRAEVCSECHPFYTGKQKILDTGGRVARFEARFGKAAQK; encoded by the coding sequence TTGAAGCGCGATGTTCACCCCTCGTACGTCGAGACCCAGGTCAGCTGCACCTGTGGCGCGTCGTTCACCACCCGTAGCACCCTGACCGAAGGCACCATCCGTGCCGAGGTCTGCTCCGAGTGCCACCCGTTCTACACGGGCAAGCAGAAGATCCTCGACACCGGTGGCCGTGTGGCCCGCTTCGAGGCCCGCTTCGGCAAGGCTGCACAGAAGTAG